In Halobacteriovorax marinus SJ, the following proteins share a genomic window:
- a CDS encoding complex I subunit 4 family protein gives MSGTSNLLNWILWMPMIGALGVLLIPKAKESAIRYWALLNTAITVLLTVKLWMGFDNAVAGMQEAFTVKIPWIKQFNIFYHLGVDGISMPMILLTSVILFICILSSWTVKKQIKGYFALILFLQSTVFGVFFALDFFLFYVYWEVMLIPMFFLIGIWGGENREYAAVKFFLYTFFGSILMLVGMVALYHATGKGVDSFDLLALKASADEFIKMKVSLFGTEVAFDKLFFMFMFIGFAIKVPVFPFHTWLPHAHVQAPTAISVILAGVLLKMGTYGFLRIAFPIFPGAAVYFADFIAILGLINIIYGAFCAMAQTDVKKLIAYSSVSHMGFVMIGMAAMTSQGLNGAVLQMFNHGTSAAMMFLLIGILYERSHHRWIIRPDGTKGFGGLYTQLPVFSIVFIIGMFAAMGLPGLSGFISEALIFFGIYKKFTTMTVLALLGLLIGAAYLLWMFKRMFFGDVVEECKSYTDMNAREIFYMLPLCVAVILFGIWPSPILNIMKASVNSLVTLLANYQ, from the coding sequence GTGAGTGGAACGTCGAATTTATTAAACTGGATTCTTTGGATGCCGATGATTGGGGCACTAGGGGTACTTCTTATTCCTAAGGCGAAAGAAAGTGCAATTAGATACTGGGCACTTTTAAACACAGCGATCACTGTTCTTCTAACAGTGAAGCTTTGGATGGGATTTGATAATGCCGTTGCAGGTATGCAAGAGGCGTTTACTGTAAAAATTCCTTGGATTAAGCAATTCAATATCTTCTACCATTTAGGTGTTGATGGAATTTCTATGCCAATGATTTTACTGACATCAGTAATTCTATTCATTTGTATTCTAAGTTCTTGGACTGTTAAGAAGCAGATTAAAGGTTACTTTGCTTTAATTCTTTTCTTACAGAGTACGGTTTTTGGTGTGTTCTTCGCGCTAGACTTCTTCCTATTCTATGTTTACTGGGAAGTAATGCTTATTCCAATGTTCTTCCTAATCGGTATTTGGGGTGGAGAGAACAGAGAATACGCAGCTGTTAAGTTCTTCCTTTATACATTCTTTGGTTCAATCCTAATGCTTGTTGGTATGGTTGCTCTTTATCACGCAACTGGAAAAGGAGTAGATTCATTTGATCTATTGGCCTTAAAAGCAAGTGCAGATGAATTCATTAAGATGAAAGTAAGTCTTTTTGGAACAGAAGTAGCATTTGATAAATTATTCTTTATGTTTATGTTCATTGGTTTCGCAATTAAGGTACCAGTATTTCCATTCCACACTTGGTTACCACATGCGCACGTTCAGGCACCAACAGCAATTTCAGTAATTCTTGCTGGTGTACTACTAAAGATGGGGACTTATGGTTTCTTAAGAATTGCATTCCCTATTTTCCCAGGTGCTGCAGTCTACTTTGCAGACTTCATTGCAATACTAGGTTTAATTAATATTATTTACGGTGCGTTCTGTGCCATGGCCCAGACAGACGTTAAGAAACTAATTGCTTATTCTTCTGTTTCACACATGGGATTTGTTATGATCGGTATGGCCGCGATGACTTCACAAGGTCTGAACGGAGCCGTTCTTCAAATGTTTAACCACGGTACTTCAGCAGCAATGATGTTCCTTCTGATTGGTATTCTTTATGAAAGATCTCACCACAGATGGATTATTAGACCTGATGGAACAAAAGGTTTTGGTGGTCTTTATACACAACTACCAGTTTTCTCAATTGTATTTATCATCGGTATGTTTGCAGCAATGGGATTACCTGGACTATCAGGATTTATCTCAGAAGCATTAATCTTCTTTGGTATTTATAAGAAATTTACAACTATGACAGTTCTAGCTCTTTTAGGTCTTCTAATTGGTGCAGCCTACTTACTATGGATGTTCAAGAGAATGTTCTTTGGTGATGTTGTTGAAGAATGTAAGTCATATACAGATATGAATGCTAGAGAAATATTCTATATGTTACCTCTATGTGTTGCAGTTATTCTATTCGGGATTTGGCCTTCACCAATCCTAAATATTATGAAAGCTTCAGTTAACTCACTGGTAACTTTATTGGCGAATTATCAGTAA
- the nuoL gene encoding NADH-quinone oxidoreductase subunit L: MDYTISTIAPIVLFPFFAFAINSFLARKATKVAVFISCAAIALSSIWAIRIFKDFIFGNYNTDYYVHKVFTWFDLNGAGLEFNVDMGIYIDNMTAIMLLMVTVVATLIHIFSTYYMKDDMNYGRNGRFFVYMSLFTSAMLGLVLSDNLFSVFIFWELMGFCSYSLIGHYYEKEKAGDANVKAFMTTRVGDVFFLLGILAVWTNIGSVSFVDIYAAIADGSFATHAALGIPLATFAGLAIFMGTIGKSAQFPLQVWLPDAMNGPTPCSALIHAATMVAGGVYLSLRIYPILELGGLTTMVAYIGGITAFGAATIALVQTDFKAVLAYSTISQLGYMVLGVGVGSYNAAFMHLITHAIFKACLFLSAGSVIHSLHDHHTHEHVQEMPRMGGLRHKMKFTWFAMWCCTLAIAGIPFFSGFVSKDRILGDALIMAIDNKAMIIPALLGFGGALLTAFYMCRMMFLAFHGEPRDKDLYDHTHEEKFSWNRNLPLLILAVFTLGVWFSGSLTGQKLIKVASPEGKLEWFSTLVAKPEVSKFADYKREAFGGVDTREKVAPVHSHYDPDHGLTEERAHHVHHVHHIGAVVSIIIAFSGVFIAFMMYIKKSWNPGWWVSTFSGWYRALQNKYYMDDLYIKGVIQKGLLPLNNFLAWLDMGVYDRFIVDGWAAVNRALFTFSKWFDNLWVDTVMVDGTGASVRLFNVILRTLQSGKIQFYFIMIIVVLAGYILAL, from the coding sequence ATGGATTACACTATCTCAACTATTGCACCAATTGTTTTATTTCCGTTCTTCGCGTTCGCTATTAATTCGTTCTTAGCTCGCAAGGCAACTAAAGTAGCAGTTTTTATTAGTTGTGCTGCTATTGCACTATCATCTATTTGGGCAATTAGAATTTTTAAAGACTTCATTTTTGGAAACTATAATACTGACTATTATGTACATAAAGTATTTACTTGGTTTGATCTAAATGGTGCGGGACTAGAGTTTAATGTTGATATGGGGATCTATATCGACAATATGACAGCAATAATGCTTTTAATGGTAACTGTTGTAGCAACTCTAATTCACATCTTCTCAACTTACTATATGAAAGATGACATGAACTACGGTCGTAACGGTAGATTCTTTGTTTACATGTCACTCTTTACATCAGCAATGCTTGGTCTTGTTCTTTCAGATAACCTTTTCTCAGTATTTATCTTCTGGGAATTAATGGGATTCTGTTCATATAGTTTAATTGGACATTACTATGAAAAAGAAAAGGCTGGAGACGCAAACGTTAAAGCCTTTATGACAACTAGAGTTGGAGATGTTTTCTTCCTTCTAGGTATTTTAGCTGTATGGACAAATATTGGTTCTGTAAGCTTTGTAGATATTTATGCAGCAATTGCTGATGGATCATTTGCAACTCATGCGGCCCTGGGGATTCCACTAGCAACATTTGCTGGTCTAGCGATTTTCATGGGAACGATTGGAAAATCAGCTCAATTTCCACTTCAGGTGTGGCTACCAGATGCGATGAATGGACCAACTCCTTGTTCGGCGCTAATTCACGCAGCGACAATGGTTGCAGGTGGAGTTTACTTATCGCTTAGAATCTATCCAATCTTAGAGTTAGGTGGATTAACAACAATGGTTGCATATATTGGTGGTATTACAGCTTTCGGAGCTGCGACAATCGCACTTGTGCAAACAGACTTTAAAGCGGTACTTGCCTACTCTACAATTTCTCAACTAGGTTACATGGTTTTAGGTGTTGGTGTAGGTTCATATAATGCAGCATTTATGCACTTAATAACTCACGCAATTTTTAAAGCGTGTCTATTCCTAAGTGCTGGATCTGTAATTCATTCTTTACATGATCACCATACACATGAGCACGTTCAAGAAATGCCAAGAATGGGTGGATTAAGACATAAAATGAAATTCACTTGGTTTGCTATGTGGTGTTGTACACTAGCAATTGCTGGTATTCCGTTCTTCTCTGGTTTTGTATCTAAAGATAGAATCCTAGGTGATGCTCTGATTATGGCAATTGATAATAAAGCAATGATCATTCCTGCTCTATTAGGTTTTGGTGGTGCACTTCTAACAGCATTTTATATGTGTAGAATGATGTTCTTAGCTTTCCACGGAGAACCTAGAGATAAAGATCTCTACGATCATACACATGAAGAGAAATTCTCATGGAATAGAAACCTACCACTACTTATCTTAGCTGTTTTTACACTAGGTGTTTGGTTCTCAGGTTCATTAACAGGTCAAAAATTAATTAAAGTAGCATCTCCTGAGGGAAAACTTGAGTGGTTCTCAACATTAGTTGCTAAGCCAGAAGTTTCAAAGTTTGCTGACTATAAAAGAGAAGCATTTGGCGGAGTTGATACTAGAGAAAAAGTAGCTCCAGTTCACTCTCACTACGATCCAGATCACGGATTAACAGAAGAGAGAGCTCATCATGTACATCACGTACATCATATTGGAGCTGTGGTTTCAATCATAATTGCTTTTAGTGGTGTATTCATTGCTTTCATGATGTATATCAAGAAGTCATGGAACCCAGGTTGGTGGGTATCAACATTTTCAGGTTGGTATAGAGCACTACAAAATAAATACTATATGGATGACCTATATATTAAGGGTGTTATTCAAAAAGGTTTATTGCCGTTGAATAATTTCCTTGCCTGGTTAGATATGGGAGTTTATGACCGTTTCATTGTTGATGGTTGGGCAGCTGTGAATAGAGCGTTATTCACGTTCTCAAAATGGTTCGACAACCTTTGGGTTGATACGGTTATGGTAGATGGAACAGGAGCGAGTGTTAGATTGTTCAATGTTATCTTGAGAACATTACAATCTGGAAAGATTCAATTCTATTTCATTATGATTATTGTTGTTTTAGCTGGTTACATATTAGCGTTATAA
- the nuoH gene encoding NADH-quinone oxidoreductase subunit NuoH, whose product MNNSIVSFFANNLGFEATSLQAFLIFAFACFIVVNVCAVIGGLGTYAERKISADLQMRQGPNRVGPFGILQFLADGVKMLLKEVVIPTQSDKFLFMIAPILCMVGVFATLAVVPFSSGFILSDLNIGIFYLVGVSSLVGVGVFLGGYASNSKWSMLGGMRGAAQIISYEVPVTLCILSIVLMAGGLSMTTLVEGQGGLPHQWYIFHNPFTFIGFFVFFIGILAETNRAPFDLPEAESELVSGYHTEYSGMSFAFFALAEYVEVFVVCGVAAALYLGGYKVPFDLGNGVLISEITGAPAIVSNGIGQLLQIGSFFTKTFALYYVVIWVRWTLPRLRVDHLVALCWKYLTPICIFNLIAIATWMWAFEGHSVYELLMTWLHSLGGGGGH is encoded by the coding sequence ATGAATAATAGTATTGTTAGTTTTTTCGCGAATAACTTAGGCTTTGAAGCAACTTCACTTCAGGCCTTTTTAATTTTTGCATTTGCTTGTTTCATCGTTGTAAATGTTTGTGCTGTAATCGGTGGTCTTGGGACGTATGCTGAGAGAAAGATTTCTGCCGATCTTCAAATGAGACAAGGTCCAAATAGAGTTGGTCCATTTGGTATTCTTCAGTTCTTAGCTGATGGTGTAAAGATGCTACTTAAAGAAGTAGTTATCCCAACTCAATCAGATAAGTTCTTATTTATGATTGCTCCTATCCTTTGTATGGTTGGGGTTTTTGCAACTCTAGCAGTTGTACCATTTTCAAGTGGATTCATTTTATCTGATTTAAATATTGGTATCTTCTATCTAGTAGGTGTTTCATCTCTAGTTGGTGTTGGAGTTTTCCTTGGTGGTTATGCTTCAAACTCTAAGTGGTCAATGCTTGGTGGAATGAGAGGTGCTGCACAGATTATTTCTTATGAAGTGCCAGTTACTCTTTGTATCCTGTCTATTGTTCTTATGGCCGGTGGTCTTTCAATGACTACACTTGTTGAGGGACAAGGTGGACTTCCTCATCAGTGGTATATTTTCCACAACCCTTTTACTTTTATTGGTTTCTTCGTTTTCTTTATCGGTATTCTTGCTGAGACAAACAGAGCACCATTTGATTTACCAGAAGCAGAATCAGAACTAGTTTCTGGTTACCACACTGAATATTCAGGAATGTCATTCGCATTTTTTGCCCTAGCAGAATATGTTGAAGTATTTGTTGTTTGTGGTGTTGCCGCAGCACTTTACTTAGGTGGATATAAAGTTCCTTTCGATCTTGGTAATGGAGTTTTAATTTCAGAAATTACAGGTGCTCCAGCTATCGTTAGTAATGGTATTGGACAATTACTACAAATTGGATCTTTCTTTACTAAGACATTCGCACTTTATTATGTAGTTATTTGGGTTAGATGGACTCTTCCAAGACTAAGAGTTGATCACCTTGTAGCACTTTGTTGGAAATACTTAACTCCAATTTGTATCTTTAACTTAATTGCAATTGCAACTTGGATGTGGGCTTTTGAAGGTCACTCTGTATATGAATTATTAATGACTTGGCTCCACTCTCTAGGTGGTGGCGGTGGTCACTAA
- the nuoK gene encoding NADH-quinone oxidoreductase subunit NuoK has product MVSLPSFLVVSLILFLAGITVMIARKNVIAILLGIELILNAAALNFAAYTRFINNNLDGHIMSLFIIIIAAAEAAVGLAIVIRFYQIRESIHIDDATQLQS; this is encoded by the coding sequence ATGGTATCACTTCCATCATTCTTAGTTGTTTCATTAATTCTTTTTCTTGCAGGTATAACTGTAATGATCGCAAGAAAGAATGTGATAGCAATTTTATTAGGTATTGAATTGATTCTAAATGCAGCGGCATTGAACTTCGCAGCATATACAAGATTTATTAATAACAATCTTGATGGTCATATAATGTCATTATTTATCATTATTATTGCAGCCGCTGAAGCAGCTGTTGGCTTGGCCATTGTTATAAGATTTTACCAAATTAGAGAAAGTATCCACATTGATGATGCTACTCAATTACAAAGCTAG
- a CDS encoding NADH-quinone oxidoreductase subunit A, producing the protein MSSFNLDVYMPVLILVAFAVVMVVGALVVGILVRPNNPNDLKLSAYECGEEPVGTAWSNFNIRFYVIALIFIIFDVEGALMFPVAVVFKKFNEIGEGTVVFASLLLFISILIEGVVYCWKKGDLDWVRSYQVPETKKEEVN; encoded by the coding sequence ATGTCGTCATTCAATTTAGACGTCTACATGCCTGTACTAATCCTCGTCGCATTTGCCGTCGTAATGGTGGTCGGAGCTTTAGTAGTAGGTATTCTAGTAAGACCTAACAACCCTAATGATCTTAAATTATCCGCCTATGAATGTGGTGAAGAGCCTGTAGGTACTGCGTGGTCAAACTTTAATATTCGCTTTTATGTTATCGCACTTATCTTCATTATATTCGATGTAGAAGGCGCTTTAATGTTTCCTGTAGCTGTTGTCTTTAAGAAATTTAATGAGATCGGTGAAGGTACGGTGGTCTTTGCAAGTTTACTTCTCTTTATTTCAATTCTAATTGAGGGAGTTGTTTACTGCTGGAAGAAGGGTGACCTTGATTGGGTTAGAAGTTATCAGGTTCCTGAAACAAAAAAGGAAGAGGTTAACTAA
- the mfd gene encoding transcription-repair coupling factor, with product MIFESVVQKINSWHNSKKENLHITGLDSAQFSFIINECEKDTEFIKKNNFVFICDSVDHAENLYECFKVSKISKKLLFYPGHDLSPYSGAMTSERALFERFKVLNFLANNNEETFILISTFESFSMRVPPRSFFKEYNFKIETSDIISPDELARKLVSLGYSSSPSIEEPGTFSSKGEIFDIYTIDSRPIRLLYFDDMIEEIIFIDLETQKSIRDKKLDKVSIAPTPQIFGTDEVFSHKLRENIPMPATAQKSRFAKRKEIFSSLSDNYLFDNYAAFTPLFFEKSEVLLDYLNDETIKVLFNEVEFSRSYSDFFEQLRVEFELEWQDLDNDNLLPEPIRLYDTNLENTLKNISHISIDDLSYANVLDEELRTSIELKVVPAIGYLSQDINPSLSRAEYTKAIFEFIKSKYKSSGEIYFSYEHDNSKNEFFHLMEVFEFDQSIQKRVFFTKSKLPNGFFYESEKILVLSEADIFSSKLRKTKATKKVSVDVFAEQLATLKKGDFVIHSEHGVGVYDGLESLDIGDSKSDYIVLIYKGNDKVYVPVYKMNLIQKHADGNATISTDSLRTNKFSNLKSKARNSAKKLAFDLLKLQAERQSSSGYSFSAPDQEYRDFEMAFPFQETPDQINAVNEVIESMQKPIAMDHLVCGDVGFGKTEVAMRAAFKAVLDKKQVCVLVPTTVLALQHYNSFVKRFSKFPVEIEFLSRFKTAKQTKEVIEKLKDGKIDILIGTHKLLSDKIKYQDLGLVIVDEEQRFGVAHKEKLKLLKANVDFLTLTATPIPRTLQLSFLGIREMSLIQTAPPRRQSIKSYLIKEDDLTLQTAIKKELNRGGQVFIVHNKVSDIDHFSNYIQELVPEAKIVYAHGQMSEKELEEKMSAFYNGTYQILISTTIIESGIDIPNANTMIIDRADNYGLAQLHQLRGRIGRSDKKAYAYFVIPKHKPISEIAQRRLKALQTYADMGSGFNIATCDLEIRGAGDILGAEQSGQIDNVGLELYMQLLKEAIQELRGEKKLIKQDVEVKTPFPSYIPANYIKDSSERLKQYKRLSNCDNLENLFNIKDEFVDVYGAIPIELENLFTTLEVRMSLMDASLKMIQVGGRLATLTFDKNYIEQNLELRNRMLDYFLSRPRSFQLTPDFKVIYTHKNELTQSEFLKFSKDLAEKILPC from the coding sequence ATGATTTTTGAATCTGTGGTACAGAAAATTAACTCTTGGCACAATAGTAAGAAAGAGAATTTACATATTACTGGATTAGACAGTGCGCAATTTTCTTTCATCATCAATGAATGTGAAAAAGATACTGAGTTTATAAAGAAAAATAATTTTGTTTTCATCTGTGACTCAGTAGATCATGCCGAAAACTTATATGAGTGCTTTAAGGTTTCAAAAATTTCAAAGAAGCTTTTGTTTTATCCTGGCCACGATCTTAGTCCATATTCTGGAGCAATGACTTCAGAGCGAGCTCTTTTTGAGAGGTTTAAAGTTTTAAACTTTTTGGCCAATAATAATGAAGAAACATTTATTCTTATTTCAACCTTTGAATCATTTTCAATGCGTGTTCCTCCAAGAAGTTTCTTTAAGGAATATAATTTTAAGATTGAAACATCCGATATTATTTCACCTGATGAGCTGGCGAGAAAATTAGTCTCTCTTGGCTATAGCTCTTCTCCAAGTATTGAGGAGCCTGGAACTTTCTCATCTAAAGGTGAAATCTTCGATATTTATACGATAGACTCACGGCCAATTAGACTTCTATATTTCGATGATATGATTGAAGAGATCATCTTTATAGATCTTGAAACGCAAAAGTCTATTCGCGATAAGAAACTGGATAAAGTTTCCATCGCTCCAACACCACAAATTTTTGGTACTGATGAAGTTTTTTCTCATAAGCTTAGAGAAAATATTCCTATGCCGGCCACTGCTCAGAAGTCTAGATTCGCAAAGAGAAAAGAAATTTTCTCTTCACTATCTGACAACTATCTCTTTGATAACTACGCTGCTTTTACTCCTCTTTTCTTTGAAAAGAGTGAGGTGTTATTAGATTACTTAAATGACGAAACTATTAAAGTTCTCTTCAATGAAGTGGAATTCTCTAGATCTTACAGTGACTTCTTTGAGCAGCTTAGAGTTGAGTTTGAACTCGAATGGCAAGACTTAGATAATGACAATTTATTGCCTGAGCCAATACGACTTTATGATACAAATTTAGAGAACACTCTCAAAAACATCTCTCATATTTCAATAGACGATTTATCATATGCAAATGTTTTAGATGAAGAACTACGAACTTCAATAGAGTTAAAAGTTGTTCCCGCAATAGGGTACCTAAGCCAAGATATAAATCCATCTCTATCCAGAGCTGAATACACAAAGGCAATATTTGAATTTATAAAGTCTAAATATAAATCTTCTGGAGAAATATATTTTTCCTATGAGCATGATAATTCTAAGAATGAATTCTTTCACTTAATGGAAGTATTTGAATTCGATCAATCAATTCAAAAGAGAGTTTTCTTTACAAAGTCTAAGTTACCAAATGGATTTTTTTACGAGAGTGAAAAAATATTAGTCCTCTCTGAAGCCGATATTTTTAGCTCTAAACTAAGAAAAACTAAAGCTACAAAGAAAGTTAGTGTCGACGTTTTTGCAGAACAATTAGCGACCTTAAAAAAAGGTGACTTTGTTATTCATAGTGAACATGGCGTAGGTGTTTACGATGGCCTTGAGTCCTTAGATATCGGAGATTCAAAATCTGATTATATCGTCCTTATTTATAAGGGTAACGATAAGGTTTATGTGCCTGTTTATAAAATGAATCTTATTCAAAAACATGCAGATGGAAACGCTACGATTTCTACAGATAGTTTAAGAACAAATAAGTTTTCAAATTTAAAATCTAAAGCACGAAACTCGGCAAAGAAACTCGCCTTTGACCTCCTAAAACTACAGGCCGAAAGACAATCATCCTCGGGTTATTCTTTTTCAGCTCCAGACCAAGAATATAGAGATTTCGAAATGGCCTTTCCATTTCAAGAAACTCCTGATCAGATAAACGCTGTGAATGAAGTTATTGAGTCTATGCAAAAGCCAATAGCAATGGATCACCTTGTCTGTGGAGACGTTGGTTTTGGTAAAACAGAGGTTGCCATGAGAGCAGCATTCAAAGCTGTTCTAGATAAGAAACAAGTTTGCGTTTTAGTACCTACAACTGTCTTGGCCCTTCAACATTATAATTCCTTTGTTAAGAGATTTAGTAAGTTTCCTGTTGAAATTGAGTTTCTCTCTCGCTTTAAGACAGCCAAGCAAACCAAAGAAGTTATCGAAAAATTAAAAGATGGAAAAATTGATATTTTAATAGGAACGCATAAACTGCTAAGTGATAAAATTAAATATCAAGACTTAGGTCTTGTCATAGTAGATGAAGAACAGAGGTTTGGTGTTGCACATAAAGAAAAGCTTAAACTATTAAAAGCTAATGTGGATTTCCTAACTCTAACTGCTACACCTATTCCTAGAACACTGCAATTATCATTCTTAGGTATTAGAGAGATGTCTTTGATTCAGACAGCTCCTCCAAGAAGACAGAGTATTAAATCATATCTGATTAAAGAGGATGATCTTACTCTACAAACTGCCATCAAAAAGGAATTAAATAGGGGAGGGCAGGTCTTTATCGTACACAATAAGGTTAGCGATATAGATCACTTTTCAAATTATATTCAAGAACTAGTTCCTGAAGCAAAGATTGTCTATGCTCACGGACAAATGTCAGAAAAAGAACTCGAAGAAAAAATGAGCGCTTTCTATAATGGTACTTATCAGATTTTAATTTCAACCACTATCATTGAGTCTGGAATTGATATACCTAATGCGAATACAATGATTATCGATAGAGCTGATAATTATGGACTTGCACAACTTCACCAACTTAGAGGAAGAATTGGTAGATCAGATAAAAAGGCCTATGCATACTTTGTTATACCTAAACATAAACCAATTTCTGAAATTGCTCAAAGACGATTGAAGGCACTACAAACATATGCTGATATGGGTTCTGGTTTTAATATTGCTACTTGTGATCTTGAGATTAGAGGTGCAGGTGACATCCTTGGTGCTGAGCAATCTGGTCAAATTGATAATGTTGGACTAGAGCTCTACATGCAACTTTTAAAAGAAGCGATTCAAGAATTAAGAGGCGAAAAGAAACTTATTAAGCAAGATGTTGAAGTTAAAACACCTTTCCCAAGCTATATTCCTGCAAATTATATTAAGGATTCTAGTGAAAGACTCAAGCAGTACAAGAGACTTTCTAATTGTGACAATTTGGAAAATCTCTTCAACATTAAAGATGAATTTGTCGATGTCTATGGTGCTATCCCAATTGAACTTGAAAACCTCTTTACAACATTAGAAGTAAGAATGAGCTTAATGGATGCCTCATTAAAAATGATTCAAGTTGGAGGAAGGTTAGCAACCTTAACTTTTGATAAGAACTATATTGAGCAAAATTTAGAGCTTCGAAATAGAATGCTCGACTATTTTCTCTCTAGACCGAGAAGTTTTCAACTAACACCAGATTTTAAAGTTATATACACGCATAAGAATGAGTTAACTCAGAGTGAATTTCTCAAGTTTTCTAAAGACCTTGCAGAGAAAATTCTTCCTTGTTGA
- a CDS encoding NADH-quinone oxidoreductase subunit J family protein — protein sequence MFINIMFILSALLTLAGAYGVVASRNIMHACVYLLASLFGIAGLYATLGADFLAATQMVVYAGGVVILMLFAIMLTGGHKEAMNRFGINKIPSMGTVRTFVIGTLSALVLGSVAFKIIAGMTKHVPGELPEFTTTVEKLGVLLLTDHILAFEISSVLLLGALVGAAVISRPRKQ from the coding sequence ATGTTTATTAATATCATGTTCATACTATCTGCCTTACTAACCCTCGCTGGTGCGTATGGTGTTGTCGCAAGTAGAAATATTATGCACGCCTGTGTATATCTTCTCGCAAGTCTTTTTGGAATTGCAGGATTATATGCAACTCTAGGAGCAGACTTTTTAGCAGCAACTCAGATGGTTGTTTACGCTGGTGGTGTTGTTATCTTAATGCTTTTTGCGATCATGCTTACAGGTGGTCATAAAGAAGCAATGAATAGATTTGGAATTAATAAAATTCCATCTATGGGTACAGTTAGAACATTTGTCATTGGAACATTGTCGGCACTAGTATTAGGTTCTGTAGCTTTTAAAATTATTGCAGGAATGACAAAGCACGTTCCTGGTGAACTTCCTGAGTTTACAACAACAGTTGAAAAACTAGGAGTTCTTCTTTTAACAGATCATATTTTAGCATTTGAAATTTCATCTGTACTTCTACTAGGAGCTCTAGTTGGTGCGGCGGTAATTTCTAGACCAAGGAAACAATAA